The DNA window CCCGAGGTATTCCTTGCAAGAGAACTTGAGATGGAATATGCAACTGTAGCGATGTCGACTGATTATGACTGCTGGAAGGAAGATGAAGAGCCAGTGACTTTTGAGAAGATACTAGAAATATATAAGAAAAATTCTGAAAATGTAAAGAAACTTATAGTTGATACTATCCCAAAGATATAGAAGGTGATTATACGGATAAGAGAGTAGATAGCATAAGAAATAAAATAAGAACTATACCAGATTTCCCAAAGCAAGGCGTTATGTTTAGGGACATCACGACTTTATTGAAAGATAAAGATGGACTAAAAGATACAGTAGATATAATCTATGAGAAGTACAAAGATAAAAAGATTAATCTAGTAGCCGGTGTTGAGGCAAGGGGTTTCATACTTGGAGGGGCGCTCGCATACAAGCTTGGTGCAGGTTTCGTTTTAATCAGGAAAAAAGGTAAATTGCCCCACAAAACTGAAAATCATGAGTATGAGTTGGAATATGGAAAGGATTCCATTGAAGTCCACCTTGATGCTATAATGAAAGAGGACAATGTGCTCTTAGTTGATGACCTTATAGCAACTGGTGGAACTGCATTAGCAGCTTGCAAACTCATAGAAAAGCTTGGAGGAAATGTTGTTGATACTGCTTTCATAGTT is part of the Methanofastidiosum sp. genome and encodes:
- a CDS encoding adenine phosphoribosyltransferase, which encodes MRNKIRTIPDFPKQGVMFRDITTLLKDKDGLKDTVDIIYEKYKDKKINLVAGVEARGFILGGALAYKLGAGFVLIRKKGKLPHKTENHEYELEYGKDSIEVHLDAIMKEDNVLLVDDLIATGGTALAACKLIEKLGGNVVDTAFIVGLPELGGMKRLDGYGVFTIVDFEGE